The following DNA comes from Brassica oleracea var. oleracea cultivar TO1000 chromosome C5, BOL, whole genome shotgun sequence.
GCTCATCTTTGGGATAATAGTTGTAGAAGAGAAGGACAATCAAGGAAAGGAAGACAAGGTAAGTGTAGTCATGTATTTTATTAATTTCTTAATTGCTTAATTCGTTTCCTCTTTTGGTCCCATCTCTGCAAAAATATTTAATTTGGACTATAGATATGCTATTTATGTTCCTCATCATTCTTATGGTTTTGATGCTTGAATCTTGGACTTCTTCGAAATCTCTACAGTCTACTTAGGTGAGTATACATTAATATTGTTTTCTTGGTCTCCGTTATATATACTTTGATTTAAGAATTTTTTTAATCGAGTTATAATTACATTCAGGTGGGTATGACAAAGAAGAGAAAGCTGCAAGAGCATATGATTTAGCTGCACTCAAATATTGGGGCCCCTCTACTACTACCAACTTTCCGGTAAGTTATTTCAAATTGTCATGGTTATATATTTCTAATTAGCTTCTAAACGGTAGTAATGATTTGATAATATCGTTATAATTTCCTACGTTTTCACATATTTTAGATTACTAACTATGAGAAGGAAGTTGAGGAGATGAAAAACATGACGAGACAAGAGTTTGTGGCTGCTATTAGAAGGTTGTCTTAACCCTTTTTCATTAGATTTGAACGTATTCGTATGCATAGATATATGTATGGTAATTTTCTAATCAAAGAACTTCTTAATCATTTTAGGAAAAGTAGCGGATTCTCGCGTGGTGCATCGATGTATCGAGGAGTAACAAGGCATCATCAACATGGAAGATGGCAAGCAAGGATTGGCCGAGTTGCTGGAAACAAAGATCTCTACTTGGGAACTTTCAGTAAGTACATTCTGTTTTATCCTATATTGTATATATATTCATATTAATATAAAAATATTTATTTAAAACTCTTATTTCAGTACTTATCTGTTACAACACCTTCTAAAACTATGAGGAAATTATTTCTCCAAATTTTAAATACTACTTTAGCCTATGAACCGCACTATACAACTCAAATTGTTTGGCGATCAGTAGACCTAGAGATAATTTTAATATTGCAAAAAAAAATAACGCTGATTTCTATAATAAGTATATATTTTATCGAAGATGTGAATAAAACTACTCACGTAAATAGATTGTCATTCTTATATTCTCATTTGCCTTTGTCAGCCACAGAGGAAGAAGCAGCAGAAGCATACGACATAGCTGCAATAAAGTTTCGAGGTCTAAACGCGGTTACGAATTTTGAGATTAACCGCTACGATGTAAAAGCTATCCTAGAGAGCAACACACTTCCTATAGGAGGTGGTGCAGCTAAACGGCTCAAAGAAGCTCAAGCTCTAGAATCATCAAGAAAACGTGAGGAAATGAGAGCCCTCAGCTCAAATTTCCATCAGTATGGCGCAGCGAGCGGCTCTAGCTCTGGGCTTCAGCTTCAGTCTTACCCACTAAGCATTCAACAACCTTTTGAGCATCTTCATCACCAGCCTCTACTTACCCTACAGAACAACGATGTCTCACAGTATAATACTAACGTTCATGATTCCTACAGTTACATCCAGACGCAGCTTCATCTTCACCAACAACAAACCAACAATTGCTTGCAGTCTTCTAGTCACAGCTCGCAACTCTACAATGCTTATCTTCAGAGAAACCCTGGTTTGCTTCACGGATTTGTCTCTGATAATAACAACGCTTCAGCGGTTTATGGAAACAATGGGATTGGTATTGGGTCAACCTCCACAGTAGGAACATCGGCCGAGGAAGAGTTTCCCACGGTTAAAGTTGATTACGATATGCCTCCTTCAGGTGGAGCCACAGGGTATGAAGGATGGACTAATGCAGAGCATGGTCAGGGGTCAAATCCAGGAGGTGTCTTCACAATGTGGAATGAATAAAAGGTTATTTTCTGTGTTTCTTGCGAGGCAAGGTATGGTTCTGAATGATAGATATTATTTTCTTGTTTACCAACTAGTTTAGAATCGGCTGGAGTCTTCTTGATTAGCAGAGGCTTTTGATTTTTTTTTTCAATTTTGACGGCGAAGATGATGAATTTGTAGACGGCAGTTAATCAAGTCCTCAAGGGTAAGTGTTTTATGGGCACTGAAATAAGATGGATACGTGCCCAAATTTTGTTTAAAAGCTAACCCTTTTGACTAATTTCTCAAACCTGTAATTCCTTTTATAATTAAGATTTATGTTCCCTCTGTTTTATTCTCTTATACCTTTTTTCTGAAAAAAAATTAACTCTCTTTTTTGGCAACAAATTTAACTATATCTATACTATTAAAATAGAATCATTTTTCAATCAATAACATTATACCATAGATTTGCAGATTTTTACTTCTTCCATTTTTTGAGTTATCATATAACTGATCAAATATTTCTCTAAGATTACTTTAGTCAATTTGCTAACGTATTATACAAAATGGTTTGGTCGACTAAAACACGAACCAAAACAATAATTGTATCAGCTTTCCAATAAATTATTATGTCACCCGTCATTTTAACAGCTTGAGTAATGTGTTTACGTTCAGAAAATGCATACATATAATCACATTGTTATCACATTTTGATTCATTATATAAGTAGATTTCTATTTCCATATTTTCAACATGTTATCATCATACTATATGGGTTTATCTGGTATAACACAAACTACAGTAATTACTATGTTTACTTTGTTTTCTAAAAGATGATAAAACTCTAAAAAAATTAGCAAAAAGAAAAACTCTAAAAAAAATTATTGAGATCAACAGAGATGATTTGAATAAACTGTAAAAAAACTCATGTTGGTATGATATTGGAACAAATCGTAACAGACCATTTAACTACAATAATTTAATATACAGCTTAAAATCTACTATTACCTAATTGATCAAATAATTTCTTATAATTTTCAGATGATTGAATATTTGAATTTAATTGAGATCTTTAGATATGATTTGGATTTTATTTAAACTAAGATTACTGGATCTTACCAAATATCTAACAACTTTGGTAAAACATAACTCTAATAATATACTTGCATGATCTCATTATTTTTCAATATAGTGAAGCATAAAATATATGTGGAATATAGTCCCATATTCATTATAAATGAAATAGACCAAAATATCCACATATAAACTTCAAACTACCACAAATTTTCTATAATTATTTAGTGAAGATTTGCCACAGTTTAGTATAAAATTTTAAAAAGTTATTGTATCATCAAAATCAAACAGGCTTGGACATTTTACCCGGACCCAAAAATCCGAACCGGAACCGATTCAAAAATATTCGATCCGAAACCAAACCGAAAATATAAAGTATTTATTGGATCGAAAATTCTCCTATCCGAAAGAACCTGAACCCAAAAAAAAAACGAATAGACTCGACCCGATAAAAGCCAATTAATACCTGACTTAAAAACATGAATATTCAAAACTATGATTTTTGTGTTCTATTTTCTATATTTATTTTATGATTTAGTTAAAATATATTTTTACAAACAATATTTGTTATTATTTTCTAACATTTTCAAGTAATATGAAGATTAAAATTTAAAATCTAGAGTTTTAAAATATTTTATTTTAATTATTAATAGTTTATTTTAAGTCATTTTGTAAAATTTTAAATACATATAACAAATTTCGACTAAATTTTATAGGGTTTGGGTATACCATCAACTTTTAAGATCCGGAAATACATGAATTCAATATCTGAAAATTAAGAGTACTGTACATGTATTTTAATTATAGACCAGAACCAACCCAAACCAGAAAAAAATAGAAAGAAAGAAAAAGAGGCAACAGGAAGAAAAAAAAACGTCTAATCTTTAGGACAAAACACATTCTGGTTAGGCAAATAAAAGCCTGCACTTGAGAAAAGTTCCATATAAGACAAAAGGGTTTGAAGAAAAAATCAAGGGTATGTATTGATATGACATGGAACTGAAGGTTTCTTACCATTGTGAGCTATCACGCATTTTATTCGGTTCTGATATATATGAACCTGAAAATAACCAAATAACCAATGTATCTGAAACATGTTTGTAATACCTGAACCGGCCTAATTTTAAAATATAACTAAAAATATTTACATTCCGGATATCTTAGAATACTCATTCGGTTTTCGATTTAGGTCTGGTAAATTTTTTTCCTTTTTCTTTTAAATCTGAATTATTCGAGTCCTCGACATTTGGATCCAATTAGGTATTTGAAATATTTTCGGTTATAGTTCAGTTTGGTTCCTTTTGGAATCGAGTCAGTTCGAGTCCATAATGCAAATAATCTAAAATACATGTAATTTGGGTATGTAATAGTCTAGCTCAGTTTGGATATTTAGGAGCAAAAAAAAAATTTTAAGTATCCGAAAAGACGAAAGACGAAAAATACCTAAAGAACTAATTCATATCCAAATTTATTTATAACTCAAACAAAACCCGCGCTTCAAAAGCGCGGATCAAAATCTAGTTGAGTGTTATATTACACTGCATGTGAATAAACTTGCTGTCTCTTCCACATAGTTTTTTTTTTGCTTAAAATTCACTACAAAACTTCACAAATATGTGCAGTTGTTAGGTCAATCAATTTTATTGTATAGCTTAATTGACTTTTAGAAGTGCGTAAAAGTCGAGTCTAACTTGTATCTTCCTGTATCTAACATGTAAATAATGTGCCAGGTTAAAACCTAAACAGAATTTTTTTTTTTGTAAAAGACCTAAACAGAATTTTCAGACATCTAGTGTGTATTTTCCCCTCTATAGTTTGTAAACGTATAAATATCATGACTGTTGAGGAATAAACACATATTTTTGATTCCACTCTTCATAATAGGATCTTATACTTCAAATTTATGGACGGTTCTAAATTTATGAAACTTGATATAATTACGGTTTTGAGGTCGGTTGATCCATATGTATATAAGTTTTTCATGGTTTTGAAGTTGCATGATACATGCACAGGGGCGGATCTAGAAAATAATTTAATACGGGGCACAATATTTATAAATATATATTATATTTATAAAACTTTATTAATATATATATATTAAAAGATTAATTATATATTAATTAATTAAATTATTAAATTATAGTTTTTTAAAGAATATTTTTAAAAATAATTATTTTCAAAAACTTGAGTCAATTGATAAGATAAACAAGTTTTTGTTATGTTAAATACTTTTTACTGGTTATTTTAATATAAGTTAAAAAATAAAATTGATAAAATAATTGTTAAACTAAAACTTAAACAAAATAATTTATATTTTTGAAAAGGTAAAAGCTAATA
Coding sequences within:
- the LOC106294043 gene encoding AP2-like ethylene-responsive transcription factor PLT2, with amino-acid sequence MNSNNWLAFPLSPTHSSLPPHIHSSQTSQFNLGLVNDNMDNSFQNQEWNMINPHGGGGEGGEIPKVADFLGVSKSDNHQADHNLVPYNDIHQTNDSDYYFQTNSLLPTVVTCASNTPSNYELQESAHNLQSLTLSMGSAGDAAAAAAAVKASPAETSADNSSSTTNISGGTIVEAAPRRTVETFGQRTSIYRGVTRHRWTGRYEAHLWDNSCRREGQSRKGRQVYLGGYDKEEKAARAYDLAALKYWGPSTTTNFPITNYEKEVEEMKNMTRQEFVAAIRRKSSGFSRGASMYRGVTRHHQHGRWQARIGRVAGNKDLYLGTFTTEEEAAEAYDIAAIKFRGLNAVTNFEINRYDVKAILESNTLPIGGGAAKRLKEAQALESSRKREEMRALSSNFHQYGAASGSSSGLQLQSYPLSIQQPFEHLHHQPLLTLQNNDVSQYNTNVHDSYSYIQTQLHLHQQQTNNCLQSSSHSSQLYNAYLQRNPGLLHGFVSDNNNASAVYGNNGIGIGSTSTVGTSAEEEFPTVKVDYDMPPSGGATGYEGWTNAEHGQGSNPGGVFTMWNE